In a single window of the Bradyrhizobium sp. ORS 285 genome:
- the pdhA gene encoding pyruvate dehydrogenase (acetyl-transferring) E1 component subunit alpha has product MAAPKKTAAKEQGQDRDNGPPPEFTREQELAALRDMLLIRRFEEKAGQLYGMGAIGGFCHLYIGQEAVVVGMQMALKQGDQVITGYRDHGHMLATGMDAKGVMAELTGRRGGYSKGKGGSMHMFSMEKNFFGGHGIVGAQVSLGTGLALANRYRGNDSVSVAYFGDGAANQGQVYESFNMAELWKLPVIYVIENNRYAMGTAVSRASAQTDFSKRGISFNIPGEQVDGMDVRAVKAAGEKAVAWCREGKGPYILEMQTYRYRGHSMSDPAKYRTREEVEKVRHDQDPIEQVRNRLLAAKVSEQDLKAIDADVRKIVNEAADFAQADPEPDAAELYTDVYR; this is encoded by the coding sequence ATGGCCGCACCGAAGAAAACCGCCGCAAAGGAACAAGGGCAGGACAGAGACAACGGCCCGCCGCCGGAATTCACCAGGGAGCAAGAGCTGGCTGCGCTGCGCGACATGCTGCTGATCCGCCGCTTTGAGGAGAAGGCGGGTCAGCTTTATGGCATGGGTGCGATCGGCGGATTCTGCCATCTCTACATCGGCCAGGAGGCCGTGGTGGTCGGCATGCAGATGGCGCTGAAGCAGGGCGACCAGGTCATCACCGGTTATCGCGATCATGGCCACATGCTGGCGACCGGCATGGATGCCAAGGGCGTCATGGCCGAGCTCACGGGGCGCCGCGGCGGCTACTCCAAGGGCAAGGGCGGCTCCATGCACATGTTCAGCATGGAGAAGAACTTCTTCGGCGGCCACGGCATCGTCGGCGCCCAGGTCTCGCTCGGCACGGGGCTGGCGCTCGCCAACCGCTACCGCGGCAACGATTCGGTCAGCGTCGCCTATTTCGGCGACGGCGCGGCCAACCAGGGCCAGGTCTATGAGAGCTTCAACATGGCGGAGCTCTGGAAGCTGCCGGTGATCTACGTCATCGAGAACAACCGCTATGCGATGGGCACGGCCGTGTCGCGCGCCTCGGCGCAGACCGACTTCTCCAAGCGCGGCATCTCCTTCAACATCCCGGGCGAGCAGGTCGACGGTATGGACGTCCGCGCCGTGAAGGCCGCCGGCGAGAAGGCTGTCGCCTGGTGCCGCGAGGGCAAGGGGCCCTACATCCTGGAAATGCAGACCTATCGCTATCGCGGCCACTCGATGTCCGACCCGGCCAAGTACCGCACGCGCGAGGAGGTCGAGAAGGTCCGTCACGACCAGGATCCGATCGAGCAGGTGCGCAACCGCCTGCTGGCGGCCAAGGTCAGCGAGCAGGATCTCAAGGCGATCGATGCCGACGTGCGCAAGATCGTCAACGAGGCCGCCGATTTCGCGCAGGCCGATCCCGAGCCGGATGCCGCCGAGCTCTACACCGACGTCTATCGCTAA
- a CDS encoding pyruvate dehydrogenase complex E1 component subunit beta — translation MPIQVLMPALSPTMEKGNLAKWLKKEGEAIKSGDVIAEIETDKATMEVEATDEGTLGKILIPEGTADVAVNTPIATILADGETAADLGKASAPAAEMKAAQSAPPADAGVSVQASPAPTGVAAPQSVAEPDPEVPAGTEMVTQTIREALRDAMAEEMRRDGDVFIMGEEVAEYQGAYKVTQGLLQEFGARRVMDTPITEHGFAGIGVGAAMAGLKPIVEFMTFNFAMQAIDQIINSAAKTLYMSGGQMGCSIVFRGPNGAAARVAAQHSQDYSSWYSHIPGLKVVAPYSAADAKGLLKAAIRDPNPVIFLENEVLYGHSGEVPKLDDYIIPIGKARIARTGKDVTIISWSNGMTYALKAADELAKEGIEAEVIDLRTLRPMDTDTIIASVKKTGRAVTVEEGWAQSGVGAEIAARIMEHAFDYLDAPVTRVSGKDVPMPYAANLEKLALPSAAEVVQAAKSVCYR, via the coding sequence ATGCCTATTCAAGTTTTGATGCCTGCGCTGTCGCCCACGATGGAGAAGGGCAACCTCGCCAAATGGCTGAAGAAGGAAGGCGAGGCGATCAAGTCGGGTGACGTGATCGCCGAGATCGAGACCGACAAGGCGACGATGGAGGTCGAGGCGACCGACGAGGGCACGCTCGGCAAGATCCTGATCCCCGAAGGTACCGCCGACGTCGCGGTGAACACGCCGATCGCGACCATCCTCGCCGATGGCGAGACGGCGGCCGATCTCGGCAAGGCCTCGGCGCCCGCCGCCGAGATGAAAGCCGCGCAATCGGCGCCGCCGGCTGACGCTGGTGTCTCCGTGCAGGCCTCGCCCGCGCCGACCGGCGTGGCCGCGCCGCAGAGCGTCGCCGAGCCCGATCCGGAAGTCCCGGCCGGCACCGAGATGGTGACGCAGACCATCCGCGAGGCGCTGCGCGATGCCATGGCCGAGGAGATGCGCCGGGACGGCGACGTCTTCATCATGGGCGAGGAGGTCGCCGAATATCAGGGCGCCTACAAGGTGACCCAGGGCCTGCTGCAGGAGTTCGGCGCCCGCCGCGTGATGGACACGCCGATCACCGAGCACGGCTTCGCCGGCATCGGCGTCGGTGCCGCGATGGCCGGCCTGAAGCCGATCGTCGAGTTCATGACCTTCAACTTCGCCATGCAGGCGATCGACCAGATCATCAACTCCGCCGCCAAGACGCTCTACATGTCCGGCGGCCAGATGGGCTGCTCGATCGTGTTCCGCGGTCCGAACGGCGCCGCCGCCCGCGTCGCCGCGCAGCACAGTCAGGACTACTCGTCCTGGTATTCGCACATCCCTGGCCTCAAGGTCGTCGCGCCATACTCCGCGGCCGACGCCAAGGGCCTGCTGAAGGCCGCGATCCGCGATCCGAACCCGGTGATCTTCCTCGAGAACGAGGTGCTGTACGGTCACTCCGGCGAGGTGCCGAAGCTCGACGACTACATCATCCCGATCGGCAAGGCGCGCATTGCCCGCACCGGCAAGGACGTCACGATCATCTCCTGGTCGAACGGCATGACCTACGCGCTGAAGGCCGCCGATGAGCTCGCCAAGGAGGGCATCGAGGCCGAGGTCATCGACCTGCGCACGCTGCGTCCGATGGACACCGACACCATCATCGCCTCGGTCAAGAAGACCGGGCGTGCGGTCACGGTGGAAGAGGGCTGGGCGCAGAGCGGCGTCGGCGCCGAGATCGCCGCGCGGATCATGGAGCACGCCTTCGACTATCTCGATGCGCCGGTGACGCGCGTCTCGGGCAAGGACGTGCCGATGCCGTATGCCGCGAATCTCGAGAAGCTCGCGCTGCCGTCGGCTGCGGAGGTCGTGCAGGCCGCAAAATCCGTCTGCTACCGCTAA
- a CDS encoding DUF5076 domain-containing protein → MAGPKEQPLPPDVVGREDATEVLRAFVLDGGLSIAFQRAFEEPDVWGLLLVDVARHAARAYARESDYSEDEALQRIVEMFEAELARPTDTGTTSPRSKQGH, encoded by the coding sequence ATGGCCGGACCCAAGGAGCAGCCGCTGCCGCCCGACGTCGTCGGCCGCGAGGACGCAACCGAAGTGTTGCGCGCCTTCGTGCTCGATGGCGGGCTCTCGATCGCCTTCCAGCGCGCGTTCGAGGAGCCCGACGTGTGGGGGCTGCTCCTGGTCGACGTGGCCCGACATGCTGCGCGCGCCTATGCGCGCGAGAGCGATTATTCCGAAGACGAGGCGCTGCAGCGCATCGTCGAGATGTTCGAAGCCGAGCTGGCTCGGCCGACTGACACGGGCACCACCAGCCCCAGGTCGAAACAAGGTCACTGA
- a CDS encoding pyruvate dehydrogenase complex dihydrolipoamide acetyltransferase has protein sequence MPINILMPALSPTMEKGNLARWLKKEGDQVKSGEVIAEIETDKATMEVEAVDEGTLAKILVPEGTQDVPVNDVIAVLAGEGEDVKAAGGAPAAAAPAAEAKPTASAAPAAAPAPAAAPAPKPAAAPAPAAPAAAAPQVNGHERIFSSPLARRLAKDAGIDLGRITGTGPHGRVVARDVEEAKSGKGLKAAPTAAPAAGGAPAVAPSMSDKQILALFEPGSYEVIPHDGMRRTIAQRLTAATQTVPHFYLTIDCDIGKLLAAREEINAAAPKDKEKKPLYKLSVNDFVIKAMAVALQKIPNCNVSWTEGGMVKHKHSDVGVAVAMPGGLITPIIRKAETKTLSAISNEMKDFAARARSRKLKPEEYQGGTTAVSNLGMYGITHFTAVINPPHATILAVGTSEERPVVRNGKIEIASMMSVTLSCDHRAIDGALGAELIGAFKQLIENPVMMMV, from the coding sequence ATGCCGATCAACATTCTGATGCCCGCGCTGTCGCCGACGATGGAGAAGGGCAACCTCGCTCGTTGGCTCAAGAAGGAAGGCGACCAGGTCAAGTCGGGCGAGGTCATCGCCGAGATCGAGACCGACAAGGCCACGATGGAAGTCGAGGCGGTCGACGAAGGCACGCTCGCCAAGATCCTGGTGCCCGAGGGCACGCAGGACGTCCCGGTCAACGACGTGATCGCGGTGCTCGCCGGTGAGGGCGAGGACGTGAAGGCCGCGGGCGGCGCGCCGGCGGCCGCTGCGCCGGCGGCCGAAGCCAAGCCGACGGCGTCTGCGGCCCCCGCCGCTGCGCCAGCACCTGCTGCCGCGCCCGCGCCGAAGCCGGCTGCGGCTCCCGCGCCAGCCGCTCCTGCGGCTGCTGCCCCCCAGGTCAATGGTCACGAGCGCATCTTCTCGTCACCGCTGGCGCGGCGCCTTGCCAAGGATGCCGGCATCGATCTCGGCCGCATTACGGGCACCGGCCCGCATGGCCGCGTCGTCGCGCGCGACGTCGAGGAGGCCAAGTCTGGCAAGGGCCTGAAGGCCGCGCCGACGGCTGCTCCCGCTGCCGGGGGCGCGCCGGCCGTGGCGCCATCGATGTCGGACAAGCAGATCCTGGCGCTGTTCGAGCCGGGCTCCTACGAGGTCATCCCGCATGACGGCATGCGCCGTACCATCGCGCAGCGCCTCACCGCGGCGACGCAGACCGTTCCGCATTTCTATCTCACGATCGACTGCGACATCGGCAAGCTCTTGGCTGCGCGTGAGGAGATCAATGCGGCTGCGCCGAAGGACAAGGAGAAGAAGCCGCTCTACAAGCTCTCGGTGAACGACTTCGTCATCAAGGCGATGGCGGTGGCGCTGCAGAAGATCCCGAACTGCAACGTCAGCTGGACCGAAGGCGGCATGGTCAAGCACAAGCATTCCGACGTCGGCGTTGCCGTGGCGATGCCGGGCGGCCTGATCACCCCGATCATCCGCAAAGCCGAGACCAAGACGCTGTCGGCGATCTCGAACGAGATGAAGGACTTTGCCGCGCGCGCCCGCTCGCGCAAGCTGAAGCCGGAGGAATATCAGGGCGGCACCACCGCCGTGTCGAACCTCGGCATGTACGGCATCACGCACTTCACCGCGGTGATCAACCCGCCACATGCGACAATCCTTGCGGTCGGCACATCAGAGGAGCGACCCGTCGTGCGCAACGGCAAGATCGAGATCGCCAGCATGATGAGCGTGACCCTGTCGTGTGACCACCGCGCCATCGACGGCGCGCTCGGCGCCGAGCTGATCGGCGCCTTCAAGCAGCTGATCGAGAACCCCGTGATGATGATGGTGTGA